The Vicia villosa cultivar HV-30 ecotype Madison, WI unplaced genomic scaffold, Vvil1.0 ctg.000726F_1_1, whole genome shotgun sequence region CTAACTAGAATGAAATGCTAATGAGCTTATATAACTAACTGGAATGAAATGCTAGGCTCAATTGCCTGGTTCTAGCTGTATTGGGCTATTGGCTATGTAACTTGCATTACACTACTGTTTTGTTTGGTTAATCTTGTGTTTTCAACTTTTCACTAATTCTGACCTACTTTGATGGTTATGATACAACATAGACATTGTTGCAATTTCTTTAACTTTTCACTCtaatatagttttaatttttcacTCTAATATAGTAGGTAAAAAAAGTTTAAAGAAAATTTAGTGTTAATGTTAGGTAGCAGCATAACTAAATTAATTCAAGAAATAATCAGTAATCACCATGCCCTTTTAATAGTCAACTTTCATGTACGATTTGgacaagtcaaaaataaaaatggtttgTGACTTttgtgcttctttttttttttttggttgctTTTCCTTGTCTTTGAAGGGTGTCACTCAATGTtgatttttagatgttttggtcCAAAGAAGTGGACCTTATTACAAGGATAACACTAATTGGATCATTATTTTCAAGTGGATCACACATGTCCAGCCCCACCTgaatatatcttttttttttaaaaaaaacaatctaTTTTAATATTGGGGAATTTCTCATTGCAGCCATATAGAGTGAAAAACACATTTGAAATCCCCAAAATACTCTTCGGGTATGCATATCCGAAGATATCCTTTTCACATTATAAGCTGTTTCGGATATATGCATATCCGAGGGCACCCTTTTCACATTTttaaatatttcggatatgcatatccgaaaataccATGAACCAGTTTTGGATCTGCATATCTGAAATATGCTCTGAGTCCTCCATTTTTAAAAACAACAACATTACATTGTTACAATGGAGCATCATAGTAACTAAAATTAATACCTCCTATTATCCGACAAAATGTTATGGAAACAAAAAATACGTAGACTAGAGTAAAAAAATGAtatcataatatataaatagttgtTCGGATAAGTGCAAAATGTCAAAATATTACAACACCGAAAAAAAGTCATAAATAAACATAGACTTCTACaactactgagtatgcctaatgcgaaccccctgagacctcctctgcctcctacaCGCTGCCGCACCAGTTGCCTCACTTACCATCATCTGCACTATAACACCCACCTCTGGACCACCCTCCTCAATGATCCTTCTCTCAATTGTCTCATGCCCAATAATCTGTATCCACTGgcatatcggcaggagatcagtggcatggtcatcatCGGCCTGCTGATTCTCCAATAGCTCCTCGTGCGTTGGCCTTGGTGGACGCCCTGGAGCATCGGGTGTCATGATAGGATGTTACACCTGATAAAACCATGTCACATACCCATCTACACAGTGCCATCTCTGGGTGGCCCGCATGCTCCGATACTCATCTGGCACCATGTGATGCGCCCAATCCTGAAAGATAGCAGTGAGATCTCGGAGGGTAACGGTGTCGGCAGTAGCCTCAAATGGAGATATCTGTATCATATACACACGCCCAAACTATCTCATGCACTGCTCCGACGAATATCTGACCATGGTGTTGGCCCCATATGCCAACCATCCGGAATATAATGCGATGCGGCCGAATGGGACAACATCAGCGTAATCACTGAAGAGCGTCCACCTAATGTCATCGTGAGCGGTACGATCGAGGTATACACGATATGGCCCTACTTTCTG contains the following coding sequences:
- the LOC131630722 gene encoding uncharacterized protein LOC131630722; its protein translation is MDMTYLRYFIDLTTVHEWNWGAAILSWIISYFHRIHSYFHRIRSYDPDPLYIDAMPRAARYILHRGNQKVGPYRVYLDRTAHDDIRWTLFSDYADVVPFGRIALYSGWLAYGANTMISPFEATADTVTLRDLTAIFQDWAHHMVPDEYRSMRATQRWHCVDGYVTWFYQV